The Actinomycetota bacterium genome window below encodes:
- a CDS encoding deoxyribonuclease IV, whose amino-acid sequence MRFGAHVSIAGKIYLAVDRAAKRGCQAMQIFSGNPRSWQSPKIPEADLEEFKIRREKAEIEPLILHLPYLVNLGSPIESVYIKSIDLMSEATRRARQLQAAYLIFHVGSHRGAGKENGLLGVSRALAHILERDDFKGQILLENTAGQKYALGSTFEELRFILSELSWSNRIGVCFDTCHGFAAGYDVSTEVGLERTLSSFDEMVGLERLKVLHANDCRAPLASRIDRHEHIGWGFIGLEGFKGIVNRPELKGLPCILETPRMTYEDDVRNLSILKSLVNHR is encoded by the coding sequence ATGAGATTTGGGGCACATGTTTCCATCGCGGGCAAAATTTATCTCGCTGTTGACAGGGCAGCTAAAAGGGGCTGTCAAGCCATGCAGATTTTCTCCGGCAACCCCAGGAGTTGGCAAAGTCCGAAGATTCCAGAAGCGGATTTGGAGGAATTCAAAATTCGACGGGAGAAGGCCGAGATAGAACCCCTAATACTTCACCTCCCATATCTGGTTAACCTGGGTTCCCCCATTGAATCCGTTTATATCAAATCCATTGACCTAATGAGCGAGGCCACCCGCAGGGCGAGGCAACTCCAAGCGGCATATTTGATATTCCACGTTGGAAGTCACCGCGGTGCGGGCAAAGAAAATGGTCTTCTTGGAGTTAGCCGAGCTTTAGCTCACATACTGGAAAGAGACGATTTTAAAGGGCAAATTCTTCTTGAGAATACCGCGGGTCAAAAATATGCCCTCGGTTCAACATTTGAGGAGCTCAGGTTCATTTTAAGTGAGCTCAGTTGGAGTAATCGGATTGGAGTTTGCTTCGATACCTGCCATGGATTTGCCGCCGGGTACGATGTTTCCACCGAAGTTGGATTGGAAAGGACCCTTTCATCCTTCGATGAGATGGTGGGGTTGGAAAGATTGAAAGTCCTTCACGCCAATGATTGCAGGGCTCCTCTGGCATCTCGCATCGACCGACACGAGCACATTGGCTGGGGCTTTATTGGCTTGGAGGGATTCAAAGGAATTGTAAATCGCCCCGAGCTTAAGGGTTTGCCCTGTATCTTGGAGACACCAAGGATGACTTACGAGGACGATGTGAGGAATTTGTCTATCTTAAAGAGCCTGGTCAACCACAGGTAA
- the lysA gene encoding diaminopimelate decarboxylase: MVLPITAKINERNHLEIGGCDTVELAQRFGTPLFVMDEETIRRKCREYLGAFTKRSENVEIIYAGKALLSLAMCQIIKEEGLSLDVSSGGELYIAIKAKFPPKKIYIHGNNKTPEELNLALDHDVGCIIVDSESELELLDEMAVKKGKKPRIFLRITPGITVTTHSYIQTGQVDSKFGFGLVNGTALNAVKKALVMKSVNLTGLHTHIGSQIFALHSYAKAIELIMEFVKQVLDETGFEVRELNAGGGLGIKYEATDEPSTIDEYAEVIVGGIREEAKRLGLPIPKIMIEPGRSIVGNAGVTLYTIGTIKMIPGVRTYISVDGGMSDNLRPMLYDAVYEAIIANKASSKPSVKVTIAGKHCESGDILIKDAILPEVEVGDILCTPATGAYGYVMANNYNKQPRPPVVLVKDGRARTIIRRETYEDLLRLEELL, from the coding sequence GTGGTTCTTCCGATAACGGCCAAGATCAATGAGAGAAATCATCTGGAGATCGGTGGTTGCGATACCGTAGAGCTCGCTCAGCGGTTTGGCACCCCTTTATTCGTTATGGACGAGGAGACCATTAGACGGAAGTGCCGCGAGTACCTCGGAGCCTTCACGAAGCGCTCAGAGAATGTTGAAATCATTTACGCTGGCAAAGCCCTCCTTTCTCTAGCCATGTGCCAGATAATCAAGGAAGAGGGACTTTCCCTCGATGTTTCCTCCGGAGGCGAGCTATACATCGCCATAAAGGCGAAATTTCCCCCAAAAAAGATATACATTCATGGAAACAACAAGACACCAGAGGAGCTAAATCTCGCTCTCGACCATGATGTGGGTTGCATCATTGTTGATAGTGAAAGTGAATTGGAATTACTGGATGAAATGGCTGTAAAGAAGGGAAAGAAGCCTCGCATCTTTCTTCGAATCACACCGGGTATTACGGTCACTACCCATAGCTATATCCAAACGGGTCAGGTGGATTCGAAATTCGGCTTTGGTCTGGTGAATGGCACTGCCCTCAATGCGGTGAAGAAGGCACTGGTCATGAAGAGTGTAAATCTAACGGGACTTCACACTCATATAGGTTCTCAAATCTTCGCCCTCCACTCCTATGCCAAAGCGATCGAACTCATCATGGAATTCGTGAAGCAGGTGTTGGACGAGACTGGATTCGAGGTTAGGGAGCTCAATGCCGGAGGCGGTTTGGGCATCAAATATGAAGCCACGGATGAACCTTCCACCATCGATGAGTATGCGGAGGTCATAGTGGGAGGTATTCGTGAGGAGGCAAAGAGGTTGGGTCTACCCATTCCCAAAATCATGATCGAGCCAGGACGTTCCATCGTGGGAAATGCCGGTGTGACATTGTATACCATCGGAACAATAAAGATGATACCAGGGGTAAGAACCTATATCTCTGTGGATGGTGGGATGTCCGATAACCTTCGCCCCATGCTTTACGATGCCGTCTACGAGGCAATAATCGCCAATAAAGCCAGTTCTAAGCCCTCGGTCAAAGTTACCATCGCTGGAAAACACTGCGAATCCGGGGATATCCTCATTAAGGATGCTATACTCCCTGAAGTGGAGGTAGGAGATATTTTGTGCACTCCGGCTACTGGCGCTTATGGTTATGTGATGGCCAACAACTACAATAAACAACCACGTCCTCCAGTGGTTTTGGTTAAGGACGGAAGGGCTAGGACGATAATCCGCCGAGAAACTTACGAGGATCTACTGAGGTTGGAAGAACTACTGTGA